AAGGTCTTGGATGGGGCAGCTACCGGGACGACATAATCTTTTGTAGCCAAAGAATTTGCTTCCAGGTTTGTAGTGCTGTCTACCTGTCCCAAAACCTTTGTCAGTTTTGGCAAGACCACAATTTCTACCCGTTTTATCGTGCCGTCGGTTATCTTCGCGGCCCAGTCAGCCAGACTTGCCTTGACTTCCCAGGCGCCGCCGGCTGCGGAGACAGTCGTGAAGCGCGGATGCGTTGCGCCGACTGCGTATTCAAGATTCCTGACGCTGACGCCATTTATCGTGGCTGAGCCGTGCGCATCAACAATGAAATCCTTGGTGTTGTAACCATAAAGGCCGATGGACAGAGTCGGCTTAATGTCTGTGACTGCCAGCGTCGTGGCGCTCGTCGGATCCGTCTTGGTCGCTTTGAATTTGACGGTAAGATCGGTGCCGCTGAGGGTTGCGCTGTCGATTGATATAGCGAAGATATCTTTATACTTCTTGTCGGCCGCGGCATAGAGAACCTTGTCATAGCCGGAGTGAATGGCGCTGAATGCCGGCGCAATGCCGCCGACGCTGTTATGGCAGTTATTGCATACTCCGTTTGCGGGCATCGCGTGACCTGCCAGGGTCGGCAAGGAAAGACTGCTTGTGCCGCTGAACGGGTGGCAGCTCTTGCATGTTTCAATTTTAAACTGGGCATCCGCCGTAATGGTGGCGATTTTGCCTTCGTGGCAAACGACGCAGTTTGACATGGACTGGGGATAGAGGAATTCCATGGCATGAGACATGTGCACGTCATTCATCAGCGTCGTTTTATAGCCGTACTCCGTCTCCTGTGCTGCGGTCAGGGCTGTTCCGTCGCCTGCGTCGTATGACGCAGCCAAGGTAGGATCGTTCACAGCCAGGGGCCATTCAAAATGCCCGCCCTCGCCATCGTCCTTGTGGCAGGGCTTACAGGTATAGAACTCCGTGGCTGCACCACCTGCCACTTTCGTAGCGCCCAGGATGGTACCGTGCTTGCCGTAGGGTATGGTATGGCACTTTTCACATCCGGCGACATTTGCGGCAGATGTGTAATTAACAGTGCCAAATTTCTTTACCGATGCGAATGGGTATTTGGCTTGGGTGACGCGTCCGCCGGGGACACTTGCAACTTTCTCATCGTAGCCGTACACGGCGATCGTGCCGTTACCCGCGGCTAAATTACCAAGGTCGATGGTGCTGTAGGTGCTCGTGCACGTGCCGGCGCCATCATAGGCCAGCGTACCTTTCATGCTTGTTCGTCCCTCAGATAATCCTGCAGTTGTATCTTTGGGGAAAGTCGCACCGTCATACCCTGACCAGTAAATATTTAAGTTATCGGCATCCTTGCAATTAAAGTCGGCGCCAACTTTGGTCATCTTGAAGCTTACCGTGGTTGTCCCCGCGGCGTAGGCGTAGGTTATGTTTGACACCTGGATGCCTGCCGCATCAATCTTGTTTAGTTGATCATAGTACGCCTGATGGTCAGAGCCGGCGGTTTTATGGCAAACAGCGCATGATTCAGGGCTGACCGACGCTGCAAGAGACACTGCGGCATTGGCGGAAGTCTGCAGTGCCGACCATTCGGCCTCAGTCCCGCTATAGCTCAGGGCCGCTGCACTTGCGTAAGATAACGACAGTAACTGCGCTTGAGTTCCGGTGAAGCCGGCAGCTTGCGCGGTTGCATATTGGCTGGCGGATGCGGTTAACGACGCGGCGTCAACTGGAGCCGCAGGACCAGCCGGACCAGCAGGACCAGTAGGACCAGCGGGGCCCGCACTGCCATCGCTGCCGCTGCAGCCTGACAGGGCAAAGATGCTTAAAACGATAAATAAAACAAACAACGGAACGCTCTTTTTCATAAAAATCCTCCTTTTCGATTTAAATTGTTTAAGAAGAAGCTGATTTATTGCTCTTCATCTTTGCTCTTCGCCAATTAGAGCTGTATCCTGTGAAGCAATGAACATGCCACCTCTGCAATAACAAATTAATTCGTAAAATTATATATTTGCTGATTTATTGCAATTCCCGCTGCGCGACAGGTGGTAAAATCACCAGATACACTCGGTGATATCACCACTGTTTATTCTTCTGCTGGCGGTCAGGACGGCATTCTTCCTTCCCAACGCCATTAAAGCCTGGAAATCAAGTTCTGACTGGTAAAATGGTATATTAGGCGCTGTAAATCCGTCAAGGTGTTCTAAAAAGTACAAAACTCAGGGTGAAAAGATAGAATAAACGGCTAATTAACGCCGGAAGCAAGCAATTGCTATATTATTCATCATCGGGACGGCGCTGGTTCCCAAATCTCCTTAACCCTCGCAAAGGTATGGGCAATGATTCATTTTTCGAGCTTTGCAGTTTGGGAGTTGATGCCCCGGTTATGGGAACAGTGGGTGGTTGCCCCGCGGATGATGCTTGAGCCGGAAGGCGGGCGGCTGATTTCTGGGAGGGGGGGGCTGTGTCAAAAATGATAACCACCTTCATTTTTTCATCATACATCAGCAACTTATTTTCAATGCCGATGCTATTTAAGATGGACCTTAACCCCTCGTCCATCGTAGCCTTGTGCAGGGCTTGCGTGACCGGTTTGTCCAGCCATTTGTCGGGGGCATTGATCTTCCATCTGGTTTTTTTGGCGATTTTCCCCAGTACGCTGCGTAGCGGTTCATTACTGAAGTCCATGGTAGTCGTGCCCGGAACCGCGGCTTTCTCCGCTCCCCAGCAGGGGGCTATTGCAAAAATGGCCGCCAGCAATCCAAAACAAACCAGAGTAAAATATTTTTTCATTATTGCGATTAACTGGTTAAACATAAGTTTACTTTTCTGCGGATATTAAACCAGAACAAACGAGGAAATTGCAAAACTCCCCATTCTTGTCATTCCCGATAGAGACATTATGAACATTAAGCTTCGCTTTCGGGAATGACAAATGGTTTTGCAATTGCCTTAAACGTTATTATTTCGCAACGATCTCGACCTTTGCCCTTTTGTTGAGCTCGTCGACCCAGGCTGCCCGGGTCATTCCCTTTTCCTGCGTACCCTTGGCAACGAGTTTGGCAAACAGAATGTCCTTTTCAATCCGATTTTCGAACGCGGCCGGCGTCACGTCGCGACTTTTAAGAAATGCATCAAAATCCTTATCAGAGAGTTTGAGGCTTTTCTTGACCGCGCTGATTTTGGCCGCGATTTCCTGCGGGGACACGGTAATCTTTTCCTTGGCTGCCTCGGTCACCAGTATTTTATCCCGGATTATTTTGTTCAGTATCTGTTTTCTCAAATCCCCCGCGGCCACTTTGCCCGCTGGGTCGGAATCAGCCTGACCGCTTTTCCCGGTCGCCTTTTTATAGAGGTCTAATTTCTTATCCACCTCCGCGACGGTGATCTTTTCCCCGTTGACGATGGCGGCTGTTGAGTTGAGCGGGTTTTGCAGGACGCCGGCAAAGAGCAAGAGCGCCACACTCCCCAAAACCACCAGCAAAACGGCCAGAATCGCATAGAGCTTTTTCCTGCCCGGCCCTTTCTGATCCTGAGGAGGGAGTGCCATTTCCACTTTTTTCACTCCTCCGCCTTTCACTTCCTTACCGCATGCTCCGCAGACCGCCACCCCGTTTGCCAAGGCATTCCCGCAGTGGGGACATTCCCAATTTGCCATTTCTTTTTAACCTCCCGGCATTTTGATCAAAACCTCGGGCGGCCTATGCCATAAGCGACCGACAAAGTAAAGGAAAGAAAAACCAAAGCTACCTTTCGCTGCTTTGGCGGCGCTGGGCAACCCACTCTTTCAGCGCGGCATCAATGCGCGCTTGCCAGCCGGGGCCGGTAGTGCGAAAATACTCCAAGACATCACGGCTGTAACGAACGGTGACGGGTTCTTTCGTCGGTCTCTTTTGAGCCCCCCGCTGCCCCGGCTTTCGTTTCGGAAATACCGCCAAAAGATCCTGCGGCAACACCTCAGCAGCAGGTCGAAAAAGCTTCATATCTTCCTTGGTCAATTCCCGAACTTCCCCAGATTTATCGGTCAGCGGTTTCATCTTCATAATTATCCAGTCAGCATCAAAAACTCTGCGGCGGGAATCAGAAAACAGTTGTCAGGGAATGCTTCTGCTCTGTCCAGATCGCGGACGATCTGATAGCAGGGGAGGTTCAGCAGCCGACCAAAATGCCGGATAGCCGGGGTGATCTCCCGCCCGCCTTCTTTTGCCTCGAAAAGGGCCAGTGGCTTGTTGTCCTTAACCAGCACGAAATCGACTTCCCGTTTCGCCGTGTCGCGGATGTACATGACCTCGAAAATTCCGAGGCCCGTTTCCGTGAAGCGTGCAGCCATTCTCATGAGACTGACCGCTATGAAGTTCTCAAAACGGGGTCCCGCCTCCTGCAGCATTGACCAGTCGTAGAAGTATAGTTTGGGTTCCTTCTTCAGCGAGCGCTGGATCTGCCTGTGCCAGGGCCTGATCGTGAATACCAGATACACCTCCTTTAGAATCTCGAGCCAATTGAGAACCGTGCTGTGGTGGCAATTCAAATCCTCCCGCAGGGAATTGACACTCAGGGGCGCCCCGATCTTTGAGGGGAGGAGCTCGACCAGATGTTCGAGTCCCCGGATATCGGCGATGCGAGTCAGGTCGCGGACATCCTCCTTGGTCAGAAGAGTCTTGTAATCGGTCTGCCAGCGGCGGTGAAACTTCGGCGACGCCTTCAGGAAAGGTTCCGGAAAACCGCCCAAACGGATCAATTCATCCAAGGCCTCCCGGGGTTTGTCTGTATCGACCTTTCTGACCTCCCGCAGCAGACCGTCGCCATTTTCAAGGAGCAGATCGTCGGCCAGAACGAAGGAAAAATCTACCGTCGCCTCGGCCAGCCCCAAAGGGAACATCCGGTACGAAAAGTATCGGCCCACCAGCGAATCTCCCGACTTTCGATACATTCCCAGACGCGAACTTCCGGTGACCAGAAGCTGGATCTTCTCCCTGTTGGAATCGTAAAATCCTTTGAGAATATCCCGCCAGTTTTTCTGCTTGTGGATTTCGTCGAACACAATCGGAACGGGTTCGCTTTTGTATCGTTCCTCGACGATGTTTTTGAAAAAGAGCGGATTTCTGCGGTATTCCGCAATGATGGCAGGATCATCCCAGTTGAAATACATATCACTGCATCCGGCGGAGCTGAGCCAGTTTCGGGCAAAGGTCGTCTTGCCTACCTGCCGGGGGCCGGTCAGGAAGATCATCTTGTCCGCCGTCATTTCGGGATCGAACAGGTATCTCGCCACCAAACGTTCCATGGT
The sequence above is drawn from the Syntrophales bacterium genome and encodes:
- a CDS encoding BrnA antitoxin family protein; translation: MKMKPLTDKSGEVRELTKEDMKLFRPAAEVLPQDLLAVFPKRKPGQRGAQKRPTKEPVTVRYSRDVLEYFRTTGPGWQARIDAALKEWVAQRRQSSER
- a CDS encoding ATP-binding protein, which codes for MERLVARYLFDPEMTADKMIFLTGPRQVGKTTFARNWLSSAGCSDMYFNWDDPAIIAEYRRNPLFFKNIVEERYKSEPVPIVFDEIHKQKNWRDILKGFYDSNREKIQLLVTGSSRLGMYRKSGDSLVGRYFSYRMFPLGLAEATVDFSFVLADDLLLENGDGLLREVRKVDTDKPREALDELIRLGGFPEPFLKASPKFHRRWQTDYKTLLTKEDVRDLTRIADIRGLEHLVELLPSKIGAPLSVNSLREDLNCHHSTVLNWLEILKEVYLVFTIRPWHRQIQRSLKKEPKLYFYDWSMLQEAGPRFENFIAVSLMRMAARFTETGLGIFEVMYIRDTAKREVDFVLVKDNKPLALFEAKEGGREITPAIRHFGRLLNLPCYQIVRDLDRAEAFPDNCFLIPAAEFLMLTG
- a CDS encoding SurA N-terminal domain-containing protein, whose product is MANWECPHCGNALANGVAVCGACGKEVKGGGVKKVEMALPPQDQKGPGRKKLYAILAVLLVVLGSVALLLFAGVLQNPLNSTAAIVNGEKITVAEVDKKLDLYKKATGKSGQADSDPAGKVAAGDLRKQILNKIIRDKILVTEAAKEKITVSPQEIAAKISAVKKSLKLSDKDFDAFLKSRDVTPAAFENRIEKDILFAKLVAKGTQEKGMTRAAWVDELNKRAKVEIVAK